The following nucleotide sequence is from Halogeometricum borinquense DSM 11551.
CCGCGAGCGCATCGTCGTGGAGTCGCTTCCTGACTTCGTCGAACGCGAGAAGTTAGAGGACTTCACCTCACAGGGTCTCGAAACTGACGTCGCTATCGGACTGGAGACGGCGACGGACCGCGTGCGTCACGACTGCGTGAACAAGTACTTCGACTTCGCGGACTTCGAGGACGCCTGCGCCGAAGCCGGTGCCGTCGATGCGGGCGTGAAGGCGTATCTCCTGATGAAGCCGCCGTTCCTCTCCGAATCGGAGGCTCTCGAGGACATGAAGTCCTCCATCCGACGGTGCGCCGGGGTTGACCACTGTCACACTATCTCGATGAATCCGACGAACGTCCAGCGCTACACGATGGTGGACGAACTGTACTTCAACGGCGGTTACCGTCCGCCGTGGCTCTGGTCGGTGGCCGACGTGCTGGAATCGACGGCTGACGTGGACGCCATTGTCGTCTCCGACCCGGTCGGCCACGGCTCCGACCGCGGCCCCCACAACTGCGGAGAGTGCGATGATCTGGTGCAGAAGGCCATCAAGGACTTCGACCTGCGACAGGACCCGAGCGTGTTCTCACAGGTGTCCTGCGAGTGCGAAGGCGCTTGGGAGGTTGTGCTGGAAGAAGAGACGTCCTACTCGATGCCGCTCGCGCGGTAGTTATTTAGCGAACAACCCGAAGTAAGCGGAGCCAACTCGTGACCAACCCGGAGTAGGCAGAGACCAACCCGGTTGCTAAGGTTCGATTACGCCCCTCGAAGGCGGTGGGTAGTGATAGTCGTTCCCGATTTCTCTCAGTGTGGGTGCGGCGGAACCGCGAAAGGACCGTGTACCCGCGCGCCTGTGCGGCGTCGCACCCTTCCGATAAAAACCATGTACAAGACCGTATACTACGCAGACGGCTGGGTCGAAATCCGCGAGTCGGACAACGCCGATGGGTGGATTGCCACGAGTTCTCCCTGCGAGGTCACTCAGTAACGCGACTCGTTTAGTGCGTCTCTCGTTTTGTGGGTGTCGCCAGCGTGTCGCAGGTTGCCGTCAGCGTGTCGCAAACCCCTCCTACTTGCTCTTTCGAACGCGGTAGAGATACTGTGTGAAGTTGAAGAACGTCGCTCCGTTCTCCTCGTGTTCACGGAGGTCTGCTACCCACGCAGATGCCTCGTCGGAGCCGATGCTGTCGTGGTTTGCGGCGTAGTCCTTGATAAACTCCATCAGGTGGTAGGCGAAACTCTCGTCGTTCAGGCGCGTTTCGAGCATGGTGTTCGGTTCGACTCGTTCGATTGTCAGTCCCGCGTCCCGTAGCAAGGGCGCGAGACGCGAACCCAGATGGGGCCACGGACAGTGGTCGTCGAACGCGTCCAGAACCCGTTCCATCCGCGCGGGGTTTGGTGACCGCCACACGAGCGAGTCGAAGTCAGCGTCACAGACGACCGCCCTCCCACCGGGCCGGAGAACCCGAGCGAGTTCGTTGACCGCCGCGTCAACCCTGTCGAGATACTCGAATACCTGTACGGCGACGGCGGCATCGAATGACTCGTCTGCAACCGGGAGGTCGAGGGCATTGCCCTTCGACAGCGCCGCCTGCGGGAGGTCGTCGCACCGCTGATTCGCCAGTGTGAGCATGGCCTCGCTACGGTCGATACCGTGAACATATCCACTCTCACCGACTGCTCCGGCGAGTTCGGCTGGCTCAAATCCGGGTCCGCAACCGATCGAAAGTACTCGATCACCCCGTTGTAGGTCGAGCGTCTCTCTGACGAGTTCACGCCGGTCGGCCGCCGCTTGTGTCCGGTATATCGCCGCCTCCTGTCGCGCTTCCTTTTCGTCGTACTCTAGTGTATCACCCATGACTCTCGCCGACAGTCAGTTCAGAGTACTGTCAAAAAGTGTTCTCGGTTGAACGGCGGACGGTCCGACTCACCCGACGCTCGGATCGAAATCCGGCTTACGCCGTCTCGAATCCGCGGAGGACGCCCGAACCGTCGGTGCTGCCGTTCAGGTCCGGAAGCGTCGCGCGTTCGGGATGCGGCATCAGTACACCGACGTTCTCGTCGTCGCCGCGGATGCCAGCGACGTTGCCGCGTGATCCGTTGGGATTTGCCTCCTCGGTGACGTTTCCGTCAGCGTCGCAGTAGCGGAACAGGATTCGGTCTTCTTCGACCAACTGTTCGTAGCGGTCCTCGCTGATCTCGAAGCGCCCTTCGCCGTGCGCGATAGGTATCTCGATCACGTCGCCCTCCTCGTAGGCCGCGGTCCACGGCGTTTCGGCGTTCTCAACGCGGAGATAGACGTGTTCACACTGGAAGCGGGCGCTTTCGTTCGTTGTGAACGCGCCTTCGGTGAGGGATGACTCACAGCCGACTTGGGCACCGTTGCAGACGCCGAGAACGGGCGTCCCGTCCGCTGCTGCTTCGCGGACATCGTCTAGAATGGGTGACTGGGCAGCCATCGAACCCGCACGGAGGTAATCCCCGTAGGAGAACCCGCCGGGAAGCATGATACCAGTTACGTCCTCGGGGAGTTCGTCTTCGTGCCAGACACGCTCAGCGTCGATACCGAGGTGTTCCAGGGCACGGACGGCGTCTCGGTCGCAGTTCGACCCGCCGAACTGTATCACTGAGACCGTCATCTACGCCTCGGTCACCTCGACGTCGTAGTCGTGGATAGTTGGGTTCGCAAGGAGACGTTCTGCCATCTCGTCGGCGCGGTCTTCGGCGGCCGCCACCGACTCGGCGTCCATCTCTACTTCGAACCGGTCTGCCGACCGAAGCGACTCTAACTCGAATCCGAGGCGTTCGAGAGCGCGCTTTGTCGTCTCGGCTTCAGGGTCGAGGACGCCCTGCTTCAGGCGGACCGTCACCGTCGCGGTGTAGGTCGTCATTGCCTCGTAGTGCGTGGTCATGTGCAAAAGCAGTTTTGGACTGCGTTTGCTATACATGGATGTGTGTATTGAGTAGGGGTGGATCGAACACCGTGTGACAGTATCAGCCGTGTTACAGACGCCGACGCGGCCCAATCGTTGCGCAGATGGACACCCTTTTCCCCGAGCAAAGTCTTCTCCCGTCGATGACTCCGTTCGACAACAGTCGGAGGTGGTACCGATGACAGATCTCACCGAAATTACGGTCATCGGAGGAGACAAAACTGGACTTATCGCGAACGTCACCACGCTGTTGTTCGAACGCGGAATCAACGTCGAGGATCTCGATCAGGCCGTCCGAGACGGTATCTTCCGCATGACGCTGCACGCGGATACCTCCGAGATGGTCTGTACCGAGGAGACGCTTCGGGACGCACTGCACGACCTCGGTGACGACCTCGGCGTTGACGTACAGGTTCGCTTCCCGTCCGACCGTGACACCCAGCAGATCGCCGTTCTCGCCACCAAGGAGAGCCACTGTCTCGAAGCGCTGTTCGAGGCGTGGGCCAACGGCGACTTGGACGCCGATATCTCGGTCGTGATCGGGAACCGCGATCACTTGCGACCGCTCGCGGAACGGTACGACGTGCCGTTCTACAACGTCGGTGACGAGAAAGGCTCACCCGACGAGGACGAACTGCTCGACTTGTTGGACGAGTACGACGCCGACCTCGTGGTACTGGCCCGCTACATGCGTATCCTCAGCCCGAACGTGGTCTTCCGCTACGAGGACCGCATCATCAACATCCATCCGTCCTTGCTCCCGGCATTCCCCGGCGCGGCCGCTTACCGGCAGGCGAAAGAGGAGGGCGTCCGCATCGCCGGCGTCACTGCCCATTACGTAACGACGGACCTCGATCAGGGTCCTATCATCACCCAACGGGCGTTCGACGTGCCCGACGACGCCTCCCTAGAGGAGATCAAGTCGCTCGGCCAACCGCTCGAAGCGGACGCGCTCCTTGAGGCGGTTCAACTCCATCTCGACGATGCCGTGAGCGTCCACCGCGGGCGCACCAGTCTCCGACCGGGTGCCGACGACGCCGACTACCAACTCGGGATGACCGACGAGGCGACGGCGGCGAATCCCGACCGACCAATCGACGGTCTCGCAGACGCACTCCAAGCGGACGTGGGAGTCGCCGACGGCGGCACCGTAGACGACGGAGCGAGTACCGACGAGGAAGAACAGCGGGAGGCCGAAGCAGCAGACAGCGACACGCCAGAGTCGAACGAGGACGAAGCGGAGGCGGCGCCGAACCCTTCGGACGACTGAATATTCGCTGTTCGTCACACGCTTCAACTCGACGTTTTGTTTTTATAGACCTCGAACCCGCTCGACCGCATCCTCGATGGTGGGCGCGTCGAACCACTCCGAGTCGGTGTAGCCGTTCGTCCCGGCGGCGTACATCTCCGAGACAGCGGTGAGGACGGACGCAGGCAGGTTGTCTGGCGACTTCTCACAGAGCGTTCGCCAGTCGGCAACGCCTTCCTCGCGGGAGCGGTCTTTCGCCTCGCTGACGGCCTCGACCCACTCGGGGTCGGTACGCTTGTAGTACTGTCGGACGACCTCTTTCGACACTTCCTGTCCGTCGTACGAAAAGCGGTTCTCGTCGAACGTCCCTACCACGTCCGCGACTTTGATCGTTCCGTCGTGGTACAGACACTCGATCTTTCCGTCTTCGTGGGTGAAGCCCGCACGCTCGGCGCGTTCGTTCAGGATGTGGTTCACCGAGAGGGCGAGTTCCTCCAATCGGTCGAGTTCTGCGCGGCCCGCAATCGATTCCGCTTCTTCCCGGTCGAGGTAGCGGTCCTGTTCTTCGTACTTCGTGGAGAACTCGACGACCGGTTCGGGGAGGGAAACGGCCTCGTCGGGCCACGCATCGGCATCGAGACCGTAGTCGGCGGGTTCGCCACGCGTGCGGAGACTCGACCCGACAGGGACGGTGTTGCGGAAGACGATTTCCAGTGGGATCAGGTAGTTCTCGTCCGCCGCCTCGTGGTAGGCGTCGTAGTCGTAGGCATCCGCGCCGCTCCCGCCGACGTACGGCAGGTCCGGAACCTGCGTGAGTTCGATCACCATCTCCGTCGGCGGCGACTCACACTCTTTCAGGTCCGTTGTTTCGCCATCTTCGATGACTCCGACGTAGTGCGTCGGGATGTCGTTTACCTCCAAGAGTTCGAAATTGAACGCGCCCATCGTACAGAGCGACGCACCCTTCTTCGGGACGTGGTCGGGCATCTCGCCCCAATCGAACACGGAGTACTGGTTCGTGAAAACAAATCGGCCGCGACCGAGTTCGTCCGCCGTCGGATCCGTCTCCACACGGAACTCCTTCACGCTGGTCATACGCGAGGTGCCGTCCGCCGCTTACAAGAAACCTTCCACTCTCGTGCTTACTCCTGCCTGTCTTTTGTCTAGAATATACACATCTGTGTATCATTAATCGGACGTTAGTTCCAAACAAATAATAGTCGTGATACTTTTATCCTTTGCTTACCGTACATTGCCCCATGGATGAACAGATGGCCGCGCTAGCAGACGAAATTTCTGCGGCCGATGGGGTAACCGTACTGACAGGTGCGGGTGTAAGCAACGCTTCGGGGGTCCCCACGTTCCGGGGGGAAGAGGGAATCTGGAACAACGAATTCGATCCGGCTGACTTCCGGATGGACCGCTTCGAACGCGACCCAGCGGGATTCTGGACGGACCGACTCGAACTCCACGAACGGATGTTCGGCGACGTGACTGGGCCAAACGACGCGCACCGTGCGCTCGCGCGACTGGAAGATCTCGGTGTCGTCGATGTCGTCGTGACGCAGAACACCGACGGTTTGCACGCCGAAGCAGGGACGAATCGACTCATCGAACTCCACGGCAACAATGCACGGTCGGTCTGTGTCGAGTGCGGAGAGTCCGTTCCGACCGAGACCGCACTCGATGACGTTCGTGCCGGCAACTCACCGCCGTCGTGTCCAGTTGTCGGGTGTACTGGTCACCTCAAACCCGATGTGGTGCTGTTCGGCGAGCGCCTCCCGGGGGGAGCGTACGATTCGGCCCGGCGGATGGCGTGGGAGAGCGACGTGTTCATCGTCGTCGGGTCGTCGCTGACAGTTGTCCCGGCATCGACGCTTCCCGAGGAGGCCGCAGAACGCGGCCAACTCGCTATTTTCGACACCGGCGAGACGGAGAAAGACCACCTCGCACACTACCTCGTGCGCGGCGACGCGACGGAGACGCTCCCAGCCCTTGTCGAAGCCGTACAGGCACGTTTGGGCCGCGAAGCTGACACCCGTGGTGTCGAAAACGTCACACAAGAAGGGTAACCCGGCGACGATCCGCCATCACACTGTTTTCACGTACGTGTATCCCGGCACGCCGAGATGTTCGTCGTGGAACTCGCCATCCTGCCGGTAGTCTGCCGCCTCGTAGAACCGGACGGCCCGGTCGTTTTCGGCCATGACACCCAACTGAATCCGCTCGCCACCGTGTTCGCGGACGCGGCGTTCGACGTGGTCCAGCAACTGCTGGCCGATTCCCTCTCCCCACCGCATCCGAGTGACGTATATCGAACTGAGGTCGAACGTCGTTTCGTCGTCTGCGTTCGGTGAGGCGAGAATGTATCCGACGACAGTGCCGCCCTCAACCGCAACGTCAAGGATGGTCTCATCGCAATCAATTCGTGCCTGAAACGACTCAGCATCGTAATACTCCGACAGAAACGACTCCATGGCGTCGGTCCCGACTATCGGTTCGTGGGCCGCTTTCCACGCGCGCTTTGCAACGTCACGAATCGATGCAACGTCCGTGGGGGCCGCCGCTCGGATCGCCACGTCCATACTCGGTAGTACTGTTGAGATACTGAAAAGAGTAGCCTAATCCTCATACACTGCTGTTCTGATTTGATCTAGTTTTCTTCCCGAAAGATAATTCTGAACTGCTGTAGGTTCGGTGTCACCTCGGCGTTGATTTATACCATTCGCCTTGCTGATACCAGACGAATGGTCGTAGTGACCGACGTATATCCGGCGTTACTCCTCGTCGCGGCCGCAATTTCCGTCACACTGTGTGTCATGACGTGGCGGCGGTCTGTCACCGGATCTGTCGCGTTCTCGCTCAACATGCTTGCCGTGACGCTCTGGCTCGTCGGGCACACGGCAGAGGTCATGGCCACGTCGGAGGCACTGATACGGTACTGGGCGAACGTCCAGTGGGTCGCAGCTATCGTCGTCGCCCCGACGTGGTTTCTCTTCGTCATGGCGTACCTCGGTAAAGACCAGTGGCTCGACCCGAAACGACTCGCAGTACTTGCAGTTGAGCCGGTCGTGATGCTACTGCTCTTGGCCACCAACAACCAGTTTCATCTCCTCTGGAACGAGCCCCATATCGACACGGTCACGCTCGGGTGGCTGTTCGGTGAGACGGTGACGTTGGCTGCCGCCGAGCCGGCGGTCGGGACGCTCGCCCACGTCGCATTCTCGTACACGTTGTTGTTCGTCGGGTCGCTGTATTTGGTCCGACTCGCTCTCGCCTCCGCCTCGGTGTACCGCTGGCAAAGTGCGGCCGTTTTGCTCGGCGTCTCTGTGCCGTGGGTGGCAAGCGCCGCTGCACTGTCCGACGCGACGAGTATCGACCTGACGCCCGTCGCGTTCTCCGTCACTGGCGTCGCACTCTCTTTCGGACTCATCCGCTATCGCCTGTTGGACCTCGTCCCCGTCGCGCGCGACGCCGTCGTAGAGAATCTGAACGACTCGGTCATCGTCTTCGACCGCCACGGACGCATCGTCGATGTGAACGACGCCGCACTCGCCTTCACCGACCTCGACGAACCCGACGTAATCGGCGCATCGGCCGCCGAGGTGTTTACGGAGTACACCGACCTCATCGAACGGTACCGGGGTGTAGCGGATATGAGAGAGGAGATTGCGATTGAACACGAGGGTGTCGAACGACATTACGAGGTGGATCTCACCCCAATCACCGGGCGCGACGGCAGTCGCGTCGGGACGCTCACAGTCTGCCGCGACATCACGGAACGACGACGCCGCGAACGCGAACTCGAACGCAAGAACAACCAGTTAGAGCGGTTTGCGAGCGTCGTCTCACACGACCTCCGAAACCCTCTTCAGGTGGCAACTGGGAACGTCGAACTCGCCCGTGAGACGGGGTCTGACGACCGTCTCGACCGTGTGGAAGACGCGCTCGACCGGATGGACCAGATAATCGACGACATGCTCGAACTGACTCGTGTGGACGGTGACAGCATCGAAACCAGTGCAGTAAACATCGACTCGGTGTCGAACGCTGCGTGGCGGAACGTCGCAACGGGCGATGCCGCTCTGACGGTCGAAGCTGAGGCTGTGGTCGAGGCGGACCGCGACCGACTTGTCCAGCTCCTCGAAAACTTGTTCAGAAACGCCGTCGAACACGGAAGTTCGGGTGAGACGTCGGAGCCGGCGGTTGAAGCCGACGGCGGCGGCAGTCTCCGCGTGTGGGTCGGCACGACCGAGAACGGCTTTTTCGTCGCTGACAACGGGCCGGGAATCCCCGTCACAGAGCGTGACACTGTCTTCGAGGCGGGACACACGACCGGTTCCGACGGAACCGGCCTCGGACTGTCTATCGTCTCCCAAATCGCCAACGTACACGGGTGGGACGTGTCAGTCGATGAGAGTCGGGCCGGCGGTGCGCGATTCGAACTGACGGAGCGGTGAATCGTTGTCGGGACCACGATACCTTTTACTCGTCTTGCCGAATGTGTGCCAGTATGTCTGACCGTTCGGCGACTGGCCTTGACCGCTCGTTCGAACACGTCCCCGATACCGACCAGTCGTTCGAGAACGCACTTGCGAAGGCGCGCGCGGGTGATCGACTCACCGTCGCCGACGGCGTCGAACTGATGACGACCGGCACGGACTGCGACGGAATCGATCCGGTTCGGAAAGAGCAGGTTCTCGAAGCCGCAGACCGACGCCGGGCCGAGATGGTCGGCGACGACGTGACGTTCGTTGCGAACCTGAACAACAACGTCACGACGGCGTGTAACACCGGGTGTCTGTTCTGT
It contains:
- a CDS encoding GNAT family N-acetyltransferase, with the protein product MDVAIRAAAPTDVASIRDVAKRAWKAAHEPIVGTDAMESFLSEYYDAESFQARIDCDETILDVAVEGGTVVGYILASPNADDETTFDLSSIYVTRMRWGEGIGQQLLDHVERRVREHGGERIQLGVMAENDRAVRFYEAADYRQDGEFHDEHLGVPGYTYVKTV
- a CDS encoding histidine kinase N-terminal 7TM domain-containing protein → MVVVTDVYPALLLVAAAISVTLCVMTWRRSVTGSVAFSLNMLAVTLWLVGHTAEVMATSEALIRYWANVQWVAAIVVAPTWFLFVMAYLGKDQWLDPKRLAVLAVEPVVMLLLLATNNQFHLLWNEPHIDTVTLGWLFGETVTLAAAEPAVGTLAHVAFSYTLLFVGSLYLVRLALASASVYRWQSAAVLLGVSVPWVASAAALSDATSIDLTPVAFSVTGVALSFGLIRYRLLDLVPVARDAVVENLNDSVIVFDRHGRIVDVNDAALAFTDLDEPDVIGASAAEVFTEYTDLIERYRGVADMREEIAIEHEGVERHYEVDLTPITGRDGSRVGTLTVCRDITERRRRERELERKNNQLERFASVVSHDLRNPLQVATGNVELARETGSDDRLDRVEDALDRMDQIIDDMLELTRVDGDSIETSAVNIDSVSNAAWRNVATGDAALTVEAEAVVEADRDRLVQLLENLFRNAVEHGSSGETSEPAVEADGGGSLRVWVGTTENGFFVADNGPGIPVTERDTVFEAGHTTGSDGTGLGLSIVSQIANVHGWDVSVDESRAGGARFELTER
- the purQ gene encoding phosphoribosylformylglycinamidine synthase I, whose protein sequence is MTVSVIQFGGSNCDRDAVRALEHLGIDAERVWHEDELPEDVTGIMLPGGFSYGDYLRAGSMAAQSPILDDVREAAADGTPVLGVCNGAQVGCESSLTEGAFTTNESARFQCEHVYLRVENAETPWTAAYEEGDVIEIPIAHGEGRFEISEDRYEQLVEEDRILFRYCDADGNVTEEANPNGSRGNVAGIRGDDENVGVLMPHPERATLPDLNGSTDGSGVLRGFETA
- a CDS encoding methyltransferase domain-containing protein, whose amino-acid sequence is MGDTLEYDEKEARQEAAIYRTQAAADRRELVRETLDLQRGDRVLSIGCGPGFEPAELAGAVGESGYVHGIDRSEAMLTLANQRCDDLPQAALSKGNALDLPVADESFDAAVAVQVFEYLDRVDAAVNELARVLRPGGRAVVCDADFDSLVWRSPNPARMERVLDAFDDHCPWPHLGSRLAPLLRDAGLTIERVEPNTMLETRLNDESFAYHLMEFIKDYAANHDSIGSDEASAWVADLREHEENGATFFNFTQYLYRVRKSK
- the purS gene encoding phosphoribosylformylglycinamidine synthase subunit PurS, producing MTTYTATVTVRLKQGVLDPEAETTKRALERLGFELESLRSADRFEVEMDAESVAAAEDRADEMAERLLANPTIHDYDVEVTEA
- a CDS encoding SIR2 family NAD-dependent protein deacylase; the encoded protein is MDEQMAALADEISAADGVTVLTGAGVSNASGVPTFRGEEGIWNNEFDPADFRMDRFERDPAGFWTDRLELHERMFGDVTGPNDAHRALARLEDLGVVDVVVTQNTDGLHAEAGTNRLIELHGNNARSVCVECGESVPTETALDDVRAGNSPPSCPVVGCTGHLKPDVVLFGERLPGGAYDSARRMAWESDVFIVVGSSLTVVPASTLPEEAAERGQLAIFDTGETEKDHLAHYLVRGDATETLPALVEAVQARLGREADTRGVENVTQEG
- a CDS encoding formyltetrahydrofolate deformylase: MTDLTEITVIGGDKTGLIANVTTLLFERGINVEDLDQAVRDGIFRMTLHADTSEMVCTEETLRDALHDLGDDLGVDVQVRFPSDRDTQQIAVLATKESHCLEALFEAWANGDLDADISVVIGNRDHLRPLAERYDVPFYNVGDEKGSPDEDELLDLLDEYDADLVVLARYMRILSPNVVFRYEDRIINIHPSLLPAFPGAAAYRQAKEEGVRIAGVTAHYVTTDLDQGPIITQRAFDVPDDASLEEIKSLGQPLEADALLEAVQLHLDDAVSVHRGRTSLRPGADDADYQLGMTDEATAANPDRPIDGLADALQADVGVADGGTVDDGASTDEEEQREAEAADSDTPESNEDEAEAAPNPSDD
- a CDS encoding archaeosine biosynthesis radical SAM protein RaSEA; translated protein: MSQPSPEVYERGKGMDAHNQVMREIRSRKDRTYDPHEPTRVWLDEDNTPDGVKQSLTIILNTGGCRWARAGGCTMCGYVAESVEGGSVAHEALMDQIQVCLDHEAENADDPADLIKIYTSGSFLDEREVDAETRAAIAETFGDRERIVVESLPDFVEREKLEDFTSQGLETDVAIGLETATDRVRHDCVNKYFDFADFEDACAEAGAVDAGVKAYLLMKPPFLSESEALEDMKSSIRRCAGVDHCHTISMNPTNVQRYTMVDELYFNGGYRPPWLWSVADVLESTADVDAIVVSDPVGHGSDRGPHNCGECDDLVQKAIKDFDLRQDPSVFSQVSCECEGAWEVVLEEETSYSMPLAR
- a CDS encoding phosphoribosylaminoimidazolesuccinocarboxamide synthase; this translates as MTSVKEFRVETDPTADELGRGRFVFTNQYSVFDWGEMPDHVPKKGASLCTMGAFNFELLEVNDIPTHYVGVIEDGETTDLKECESPPTEMVIELTQVPDLPYVGGSGADAYDYDAYHEAADENYLIPLEIVFRNTVPVGSSLRTRGEPADYGLDADAWPDEAVSLPEPVVEFSTKYEEQDRYLDREEAESIAGRAELDRLEELALSVNHILNERAERAGFTHEDGKIECLYHDGTIKVADVVGTFDENRFSYDGQEVSKEVVRQYYKRTDPEWVEAVSEAKDRSREEGVADWRTLCEKSPDNLPASVLTAVSEMYAAGTNGYTDSEWFDAPTIEDAVERVRGL